In Xiphophorus couchianus chromosome 24, X_couchianus-1.0, whole genome shotgun sequence, a single genomic region encodes these proteins:
- the kynu gene encoding kynureninase, with the protein MDDIFDLSPTAAVKRVSALLDCSPTSEKVADYFDKHDKLRHLRENFLVPKIADLPPTDLSLVDGSQECIYLCGNSLGLQPKNARKYLEEELDNWAKIAIHGHTVGSRPWAWAENNLEDFMANIVGAKSGEVALMNGLTVNLHLLMLSFYKPTPTRYKILLESKAFPSDHYAIESQIRLRGFPPESSMLMLSPRPGEDTLRTEDILDVIKKEGDVIAMVMLPGVQYYTGQLFDMHAITKAGHKKGCFVGFDCAHAVGNADLKLHEWDVDFACWCSYKYLNSGAGGLAGAFIHEKHKDTIKPALLGWWGHDLATRFRMTNVMELQPGVSGFRLSNQPILLVCPLQASLELFNMASMQSLRRKSVLLTGYLEYLMKEFYTEDPAQPHKAYVRILTPSDPQQRGCQLSLSFSIPIRRVFQELEKRGVACDMREPSVLRVAPVPLYNSFRDVHRFIETLGKALAASSSG; encoded by the exons ATGGACGACATTTTTGACCTCAGTCCCACAGCGGCGGTGAAACGAGTGTCCGCCTTGCTGGACTGCAGTCCAACTTCAGAGAAAGTAGCCGATTACTTTGACAAACACGACAAACTGCGGCACCTCAGAGAAAACTTCCTGGTGCCCAAAATCGCAGATTTGCCTCCCA CTGATCTCTCTCTGGTGGACGGGAGCCAAGAATGCATCTACCTGTGTGGAAACTCGTTGGGTCTGCAACCCAAAAATGCACGGAAATAtctggaggaggagctggacaACTGGGCTAAGAT AGCTATTCATGGTCACACTGTCGGCTCCAGGCCTTGGGCCTGGGCGGAAAACAATCTAGAAGACTTCATGGCCAATATTGTTG GAGCTAAAAGTGGGGAAGTAGCGCTGATGAACGGCCTGACGGTCAATCTGCATCTCCTAATG CTGTCCTTCTACAAACCGACTCCAACTAGATACAAAATCCTTCTGGAGAGCAAAGCCTTCCCTTCGGATCAT TACGCCATCGAGTCTCAGATCCGCCTGCGAGGATTTCCACCCGAGAGCAGCATGCTGATGCTGTCTCCCAGACCA GGTGAAGACACTCTGAGAACTGAGGACATCCTGGACGTCATCAAGAAAGAAGGCGACGTCATCGCCATGGTGATGTTGCCCGGGGTTCAGTACTACACTGGTCAGCTGTTTGACATGCACGCCATCACGAAGGCTGGCCACAAAAAG GGCTGTTTTGTTGGATTTGACTGCGCCCATGCAGTGGGAAACGCAGATCTGAAGCTGCATGAGTGGGATGTTGACTTTGCCTGCTGGTGCTCTTATAAG TATCTGAACTCAGGTGCTGGCGGCCTCGCCGGGGCGTTCATTCACGAAAAACATAAAGACACCATCAAACCGGC GCTGTTAGGATGGTGGGGTCATGACCTGGCAACTCGCTTTAGGATGACCAACG TGATGGAGCTGCAGCCTGGAGTGAGCGGCTTCAGGCTCTCAAATCAACCCATTCTTCTTGTCTGCCCTCTACAGGCCAGCTTAGAA CTGTTTAACATGGCGAGCATGCAGTCGCTGCGGAGGAAGTCTGTACTCCTGACCGGGTACCTGGAGTACCTGATGAAGGAGTTCTACACAGAGGACCCGGCCCAGCCTCACAAAGCTTACGTCCGAATCCTCACGCCCTCTGACCCCCAGCAGAGAGGCTGCCAGCTGTCTCTCTCCTTCTCCATCCCGATCCGGAGAGTCTTCCAGGAGCTGGAGAAGAGAGGAGTCGCT TGTGACATGAGGGAGCCCAGCGTGCTGCGAGTGGCTCCGGTGCCGCTCTATAACTCCTTCAGGGACGTGCATCGCTTCATCGAAACACTGGGAAAAGCTCTGGCTGCCAGCAGCAGCGGCTAG